From the Theobroma cacao cultivar B97-61/B2 chromosome 2, Criollo_cocoa_genome_V2, whole genome shotgun sequence genome, one window contains:
- the LOC108660985 gene encoding squalene monooxygenase-like isoform X2 — translation MAYQYIVGGVIASFLGFVFLYNSLVRRLKKTRISMEFPVENCVKKTGNGEVVGATDIIIVGAGVAGAALAYSLGKDGRRVHVIERELNPPDRIAGEALLPGGYVKLIELGLDDCVDGIDAQRISGYDLYKDGNGTKISFPLEKFQSHVAGRNFHNGRFVQKLREKAASLPNVNLEQGTVTSLLEESGTIQGVHYKNKSGQELTASAPLTIVCDGGFSNLRRSLCYPKIPPELYTAFISAVGKQNNIRTMANRTMPAAPLPTPGALLMGDAFNMRHPITGGGMTVALSDVVVIRDLLRPLHNLGNASAVCRYLESFYTLRKPMASTINTLADTLHKVFSASSDPAMQQMQQACFGYLSLGGVFSNGLSSLISGLYPRPSSLAFHLFAMTVYGVGRLLLPFPSPNRMWTGAKLIWVASGILFPLIKSEGVKQMFFPLTVPAYYRAPPF, via the exons ATGGCTTACCAGTACATAGTTGGAGGAGTGATAGCTTCTTTTCTGGGGTTTGTTTTCTTGTACAATTCTTTAGTAAGAAGACTCAAGAAGACAAGAATATCTATGGAGTTCCCTGTGGAAAACTGTGTGAAGAAAACGGGGAACGGCGAGGTTGTTGGGGCTACAGATATTATCATAGTCGGTGCCGGAGTTGCAGGTGCTGCTCTTGCCTATTCCCTAGGAAAG GACGGACGTCGAGTGCATGTGATCGAGAGAGAGTTAAATCCGCCTGACAGAATTGCTGGCGAAGCTTTATTACCAGGGGGCTACGTCAAGTTAATTGAGTTAGGCCTGGATG ATTGTGTAGATGGGATTGATGCTCAGCGAATTTCTGGTTATGATCTGTACAAGGATGGAAACGGCACCAAGATATCTTTTCCCCTGGAAAAGTTTCAGTCCCATGTGGCTGGAAGAAACTTCCATAATGGACGCTTTGTACAAAAGTTGCGGGAGAAAGCTGCATCTCTTCCCAA TGTAAATCTAGAACAAGGGACAGTAACATCTCTGCTTGAAGAAAGTGGGACTATTCAAGGAGTTCATTACAAAAACAAGAGTGGTCAAGAGCTGACAGCATCGGCTCCCCTCACCATTGTCTGCGATGGTGGTTTCTCAAATTTGAGACGCTCTCTCTGCTACCCTAAG ATTCCTCCTGAACTATACACTGCCTTTATCTCTGCAGTAGGGAAGCAGAACAACATAAGAACTATGGCGAATAGAACCATGCCAGCAGCTCCACTCCCTACTCCTGGTGCACTTTTGATGGGTGATGCATTCAATATGCGACATCCTATAACCGGAGGAGGAATGACTGTTGCACTATCTGATGTTGTTGTGATAAGGGATCTTCTAAGACCCTTGCACAATCTAGGTAATGCATCGGCAGTTTGCAGATATCTTGAATCTTTTTATACCCTGAGGAAG CCAATGGCATCTACGATTAATACATTGGCTGACACCCTACACAAGGTGTTTAGTGCTTCATCTGATCCTGCAATGCAGCAAATGCAACAAGCATGTTTCGGCTATTTGAGTCTTGGAGGCGTATTTTCAAATGGACTATCATCTCTAATCTCTGGTCTGTACCCTCGTCCATCAAGCTTAGCATTTCACTTATTTGCCATGACAGTGTATGGTGTTGGCCGGTTGTTACTTCCATTTCCTTCTCCCAACCGCATGTGGACCGGGGCTAAATTGATTTGG GTTGCATCAGGCATCCTTTTCCCCCTTATAAAGTCTGAAGGAGTCAAACAAATGTTTTTCCCTCTAACTGTGCCAGCATACTACAGAGCGCCTCCCTTCTAA
- the LOC108660985 gene encoding squalene monooxygenase-like isoform X1, producing MAYQYIVGGVIASFLGFVFLYNSLVRRLKKTRISMEFPVENCVKKTGNGEVVGATDIIIVGAGVAGAALAYSLGKDGRRVHVIERELNPPDRIAGEALLPGGYVKLIELGLDDCVDGIDAQRISGYDLYKDGNGTKISFPLEKFQSHVAGRNFHNGRFVQKLREKAASLPNVNLEQGTVTSLLEESGTIQGVHYKNKSGQELTASAPLTIVCDGGFSNLRRSLCYPKVDIPSYFVGLVLENCKLPHANYGAIILEDPSPILFYPISSTEIRCLVDVPSQKLPSVSGGEMALFLKTVIAPQIPPELYTAFISAVGKQNNIRTMANRTMPAAPLPTPGALLMGDAFNMRHPITGGGMTVALSDVVVIRDLLRPLHNLGNASAVCRYLESFYTLRKPMASTINTLADTLHKVFSASSDPAMQQMQQACFGYLSLGGVFSNGLSSLISGLYPRPSSLAFHLFAMTVYGVGRLLLPFPSPNRMWTGAKLIWVASGILFPLIKSEGVKQMFFPLTVPAYYRAPPF from the exons ATGGCTTACCAGTACATAGTTGGAGGAGTGATAGCTTCTTTTCTGGGGTTTGTTTTCTTGTACAATTCTTTAGTAAGAAGACTCAAGAAGACAAGAATATCTATGGAGTTCCCTGTGGAAAACTGTGTGAAGAAAACGGGGAACGGCGAGGTTGTTGGGGCTACAGATATTATCATAGTCGGTGCCGGAGTTGCAGGTGCTGCTCTTGCCTATTCCCTAGGAAAG GACGGACGTCGAGTGCATGTGATCGAGAGAGAGTTAAATCCGCCTGACAGAATTGCTGGCGAAGCTTTATTACCAGGGGGCTACGTCAAGTTAATTGAGTTAGGCCTGGATG ATTGTGTAGATGGGATTGATGCTCAGCGAATTTCTGGTTATGATCTGTACAAGGATGGAAACGGCACCAAGATATCTTTTCCCCTGGAAAAGTTTCAGTCCCATGTGGCTGGAAGAAACTTCCATAATGGACGCTTTGTACAAAAGTTGCGGGAGAAAGCTGCATCTCTTCCCAA TGTAAATCTAGAACAAGGGACAGTAACATCTCTGCTTGAAGAAAGTGGGACTATTCAAGGAGTTCATTACAAAAACAAGAGTGGTCAAGAGCTGACAGCATCGGCTCCCCTCACCATTGTCTGCGATGGTGGTTTCTCAAATTTGAGACGCTCTCTCTGCTACCCTAAG GTTGATATCCCCTCTTATTTTGTTGGTTTGGTTCTGGAGAACTGTAAACTTCCGCATGCAAATTATGGAGCTATTATACTGGAAGATCCTTCACCTATCTTGTTTTATCCTATTAGCAGCACTGAAATTCGTTGCTTGGTTGATGTACCTAGCCAAAAACTACCTTCTGTTTCAGGTGGTGAAATGGcccttttcttaaaaactgtGATAGCTCCCCAG ATTCCTCCTGAACTATACACTGCCTTTATCTCTGCAGTAGGGAAGCAGAACAACATAAGAACTATGGCGAATAGAACCATGCCAGCAGCTCCACTCCCTACTCCTGGTGCACTTTTGATGGGTGATGCATTCAATATGCGACATCCTATAACCGGAGGAGGAATGACTGTTGCACTATCTGATGTTGTTGTGATAAGGGATCTTCTAAGACCCTTGCACAATCTAGGTAATGCATCGGCAGTTTGCAGATATCTTGAATCTTTTTATACCCTGAGGAAG CCAATGGCATCTACGATTAATACATTGGCTGACACCCTACACAAGGTGTTTAGTGCTTCATCTGATCCTGCAATGCAGCAAATGCAACAAGCATGTTTCGGCTATTTGAGTCTTGGAGGCGTATTTTCAAATGGACTATCATCTCTAATCTCTGGTCTGTACCCTCGTCCATCAAGCTTAGCATTTCACTTATTTGCCATGACAGTGTATGGTGTTGGCCGGTTGTTACTTCCATTTCCTTCTCCCAACCGCATGTGGACCGGGGCTAAATTGATTTGG GTTGCATCAGGCATCCTTTTCCCCCTTATAAAGTCTGAAGGAGTCAAACAAATGTTTTTCCCTCTAACTGTGCCAGCATACTACAGAGCGCCTCCCTTCTAA